The Amphiura filiformis chromosome 6, Afil_fr2py, whole genome shotgun sequence genome segment CCATGTTCTTCACCTTCAAGTAAAGGTCTCGACGTTTTTGTAGATAATGTACTTGTATGTCTTGTTGGTGTGGTATAATCAGTGACTGTTTGCGTGTAATCAGAAGATTGCAAGATATCCTCCCAATCTGTGAAATCGGATTCCCCTCCCACTAGTTCAATTGAAAATTGAGACATCTGGTCCTCATTTTCTTCTGGTTGACTTTTGTTAACGTCTTGATTTTGGAATTCGTCATCGTCATTGTAATCATCACGGTCATCTTGTTTTTCCTGACTGAcgtctttatcatcatcatattcagtATTATCATTATCGTCGATATCGTGAGCACCATCATCTTCATCACCATAATCACCTATATGAACACCACCCTGGTCAACTAATAACCCTTCATGTTTATGGTACACTTGTGCTGTAGTTTGTACTGATGAAGCAACATCGTATGATGAAGCTGATGTCAATTGTTTGTTTTCAGaattttttgttactttttgagCGTTGTCTTTTTGAACAATACCGATACTATCCATACTGTGATTTGCCAAAAGCGTATCCGATGGACTTTCAACTGGCGTGTCTATGACAAGTTTAGGTTTCCCAGGTAGATCGGTCGTCTCTGGCATTGCATTATTTTCGGGAATATGTATTTGACCTTCACCAATACCAATGGGGGCATTAGTGGATTCAATTCCTGTTATATTTTGAGCTGAATCTGGACGTTTGTTTTGATGAACAATGTCAGCCATACCTGTACTTTGATTAGCTAAAAGCGCATGCGATAACCTCTCAATTGGGACAATTTCTATATCACCTTCATCATGTTTAGGTTGACTGGTCGTGTCTGGTATCCGCTCACGATCTGTAATATTCGCTATCATCTCGTTATTAGTTACAATGGGAACATTACTTGATAGAGTTCTGGAAGGACTTTTAGTTGACACGGgaagtttgctttgtaatatgaTATTTTTTGTGTCTGTTTGTTGCTTTCCGGATGAGACAGACGACGATGTGTTTGTAAGAGTATCTGGTGTTATAATGTCTCTCACTGGGTTTACCCCCTCGTCACTGTCATTAACATTCGTCACATCTTCGGGATCATGAGAATTATCCAGATGTGATGATGCCGCTTCGGGTTCATTCACCAATCTATAATGACTTACATTGACAACGCGTTCAGTTTTATCTGTACTTAAGGTGATTCCTGCCGAATCTGGATGAATACTGGACTGCACTAATTTAGACGACGCGTAAATGTCTTGAGAACTATCTTGTGTAACATCTCCACGATGGTGAGATTGACGAACTGACTCAGTAGTTACTGTCTGAAGTGAGGGAATATGGTTTTCGAATGTAGACATGGTTTCACGTGCACCATCAGTAGGGATAATGTTATCAACTTGAGTATTCAATGGAGTTGTCACAATTCTTTCAATTTCTTTGCTTGTATGAATCAACGTGTCTTTTTCCATGATTGGCTCGCCTTCAAGGGGTTGTTGAATTCCCTTACTGTCACTAACATCGGCGCTAATTGTTGTTAACATAGATGTTTGCGGTTGGGTCACAGTAGCATGTATAGTCGTCATCAAGATTGGTGATTGTGGAGAACGAGTGGTACTAGATGGGTACTGCTGACTCTCCGTGTACTGGTTTGTAGCCTGTAGTGTCGTTGGTCTGAATTGGTTGATATTATCAGTATCGTCATTCTCGTTGTTGATGTCTATATCTACCATTCGGGTTCTAGATTTAAGGTCTAGATCTTCTAAGTCGGTagcttttgtcatcactacatcaTCTGATGTCGGCAATGAGTCATGTAACTCTGTGACCACCAGCTTGACCACTTTTtctgttgatgttggggacacgTTTTGTGGCTGTTGGTATTGCGTGGACGTAAGCTGACCGTGTTTGGTGACAAAAGTTGCTTTGTCGTTGTTCATttccccgggggggccactcaaatatgagagtgtacgcatgcgtgaccaaattttttgaacaccccctaaacaagttttcctctgtgagcaaaatgaccccctaagcaagtttttagcgcgctttccccaaaaatttgaccccctaaacaagtttttgtctaattttgaccccctaaacaagtttttgtctaattttgatcccctaaacaagttttgtctaaatttgacccgctaaacaagtttttgtctaaatttgacccactttacaagttttggtggattttgacaaattgaacaattttttgtaAGCATACTAACTTGTCATTGAACACTAAAAGTCTACCCCTCCTGGATATACCCCCTCAGGTATACCATACCACTTTCGTTAAAATATAAATACTGACacaatgaattcagagtgtaGGCCTACCATATGAGGTCTTCAGATTCGTAActtgttacatgaatctgattggattctcgtaaagtagtttttgagaatataaaataccaatatacaaCGTAATTTATCCAGAGGCAACGTTATTCACATCGTAGTTgattccgaattcggcacctaaagttgaATATCGTGTCCCTGTATCGTGTGCcccttttcatgctttctactgaaatGATATAATTTCCTAAtgtaatccagagaaggggaactcacaaatctaccagcaggagtagtaaataatgtgaggaatctgtAATAGGTCCTGAAAATCTTTTCAAgttgaaatacatgatattttcgtCCCGGATTTTCGTCTCCCCgtttgtccactgaactatatacccatcataattttatatgacgtcattaattataattaataaatttTTATATGAACGGTATTTTACATAGACGTacgaggccatggttaaatcacatgtaatacgtcatgaaatatatttgcataacatagtgACACTTTAGGTTTGGAGTATGCTGTAAACATTTAACATACATGTACGAACGGGGAATGCCGGCACTGGAATAAACGTTTTCGGAATCagagtttcagcagatttgaaaagcggcggattaaaatggtaccctaaatgcgttacaaatgattttaaaactaccccttttcatgaaaatcaccgttttttacccccttaacgcgtcacgcgcgtaacgtgcCCAACcaagaaaaacaccccttttcacgcgtttttttggtcacgcatgcttacatcattatatttgagtggcccccccgggttcATTTCATTTAGATCTGTTTCTTTACCGATATCATCCTTGTTAGCTGATAACCTAGTGTTATCATATTCAGTATCTAATTGTGTTGTATCGTCAGGAATGGCAATTTGGTGTTCTCTTCTTGGCACATTCTGATCGTTGATATCAGGTAAAACATGGTGCGGCTGACCACGATTTATGACAATAGTCTCTGTCCTTGTGAGGGCAATAACTGTTGCTTCATGTTCTGGTGGGGGGTTTAAAGAATCGTGGCCATCCAATTGTCCAATTAGTTGAGTGTTTCCATCATTTGATGATTCCTCTCGACTGGTTTTCGTGGGATTATTTTCAGTGTCCGATTCCTTTGGAATACTGGCTATTGTTCCAAATGTGTCCGATTCTGCAAGGCCTAAAACTGTTGGAGATTTGAAAACACTGTTAACGTTTTCTAAAGACATTTCACTttgatcaaaatttgaatttgagtCTACTTTTGGGTGTGAAGTAGTTCTGCGGAATTCTAGTGGTACTGTTACAGCTGGATCTAGTGTTTCAGCTGGTAGTACTGTTACAGCTGGATCTGTTGTAGGATGTGATGTAGTTCTAAGGAACTTTGGTGATACTGTTACAGCTGGATCTATTTTTGGATGTAATGCAGTTCTGCGGAATTCTGGTAGTACTGTTACAGTTGGATCTACTTTTAGATGTGATTTAGTTCTGCGGAATTCTGGAGGAACTGTTACATCTGGATCTATTGTTACAGCTGTTGGTACTGTTATAGATGGATCTATTTTTGGATGTGATGTAGTTCTGCGGAATTCTGGTGGTATTGTTACAGCTGGATCTAGTGTTAGAGCTGTTGGTACTATTATATTTGGATCTATTTTGGAATGTGATGTAGTTCTGTGGGGTTCTGGTGGTAATGTTGGAGCTGGATCTATTGTCGGAGTAGTATATGTGACGTGATAGATATCGGATTCTTTTTCCTGTGTGTTGATAGCATCAGTTTCTTCACCATATAGTCCATATGTCCTTTCCTTATCTTCATGCTTGTCGCCTGCCCTTGATGTTTGAGTCCCTTGTATGACCTTACTATTGCTAATATGTTCGTTGCTATTGTCAACCTTTGACGCATAATCAGTCTcatttgacatttttgttgtgGTATCTCTACTGTCATGGTGATCAGGTTGAGAATAAGGTTCCACAGTGGAGAATTCGAATCTCGTTAATGTTTTGTCATTATCTTTCTTTGTATTCAGTGTTACGGTGGCATTTGGAATGCTGGTAACTTCAACCAAGTCAAATAGTCCAACATCGTGACCATCCGATTCATGGTCACCATTTGGGGCGTAGGGATCGCCACCTGTTTTAGAATATTTTCGGTAATCGTCTGGAGAAGTGGTTAATTCAGATCTTTGCGTCTTCAAAGCGTTTTCTGTTGTGGCGTGGTGAAATAAAGATTGCTTTTTAGGGTTATTTGATGAAACGTGTGGCAGTCGAGTACCTTTAACGTCATCGTCGTATTCATCATTACTGTTTGGTGCATAAATCTCTCCATTATTGGATTCAACCTCTCCATTAAGAATATCTTGATGCTTTTGTGTGAAGTCCTTTGGAGAATTAATTGTAGGATTTAGAGTGGCTTCCGATATTTTGAGCAAGCCGTCGTTTTCATGATCCAAGAAGTCCTCCTCTTTTCTGTGTATCACGATCACAGCGTTATCAGGTAGTTGTACATATTCACTTTCTCCATGATCATTATTTGGTGCAAAAACATCAGCAGCATCAGAGTCACTTTTCCCGTTGTAGCTCTGTCTATTATTGGTATCTGTTGCTTGATGATGAACAGATATGTTTCTATTAAGGTCATTGGCGACATTTTCCCCTATTACTGGCGTTGTTGCAGTCATAGGTTTTACAGTATCGATGTCAAGATTAAACTGTGggtgattattattattaccgtTAGAATTGCCCTTTGAGTCGGTATGCTCATACGAATTCTTTGCAGATTCAAAACTCTCAGCTTCAGATGTTACTACGACTCTATCGTTGTTATCTTTAAATACCAGGGATCTTGGCATCTGCGTGCTGTGTAGCGCATCGTGGTCATCATGGTCGCCATTTGGTGCGTTAAGTTCATCTTCACTTTTCCTTTCATTGTTATAAATCCGTTCTTCCTTTTCAATGTCTTCTGATGTTTTATTCATAGTATTATGACCAATATGTTCTTTTGTTGATTGACTTAGGTTGACTGGGCCTGATTGATGTTTGTCCAAAGTCATAGACTCTAAAGTGATAGACGAACTTGATGATACCGCGGATCTTGGTATCTGCGTGATGTGTAAAGCATCATGGTCACCATCACTTTTCCCCTCATTATCATGAATCTCTTTTCCCCTTTCATTGTCTGTTTTATTCGGATTATGACCAGTATGTTCTTTTGTTGATTGACTTAATACTGGGTCTGATTGATATTTCGTAGACTCTGAAGTGAGAGATGAACTTGAAGGAGTACTTGCtctttcaatatcagcagtagtttttTCATCGGGTAATTTTTGTGCTGATCCTGCCTGAGTTTCTTCAGTTTTTACAATAACTGTAGGAATTCCCAATATTTTGCTCAGACTACTCACAGAGGCCTTCTGTAATTGTTCAATTGTCTGATCTATTGATTGTTGATCAATTTCTGTTGAAAATGGCAATTTTGTATCAATGGATGGATAGGAATCGCCGTTGTCGGGAACCTTTATACTTATCGTTAAATGTTCATGAAACCCTTCAACAAATGTTTCTGAATCAGTTGAAATTAGTCGGATAGTTTCATCAATGGGGTGTCTTGAGTTACTTCTATGATTTTGTGGAAATGCAAATCTATATCACTTCCATCTCCTTCCTCCAGAGATGAGTCAACTTCAGGAAAAGTTGCAGGGGATGTGTTTGAAGTTGATGTTCCTTGCAACCGTTGAGGTGGTCGTAATTCTCTCGTGTAACTGTCAAGAGAATCTTCCCGATTCAGCGGGTAATTTAAATCAGTTTTGGTTGGCTGTGACTCGCCGGTTCTGTTCGTGTGCTCTAATTCGCTGGGTGataaatgttttgtatcatgcCAGTGTTCTGTTATGACATGATGTGTTTCTCCTGTTTTATCAGGTACGAAGCTGTCCGAATAATCGTATATTTCACGAGGAGAATTCCAATAGCCAGATTCGTCACTTTCTGTATGGGAAAATAAAAGTCATATTTGAATGTGTATTGTGAATATGTTTCAATGATTTAAGCATTACATTTTCAGTGGCACAAATTCAAATAAACATTGGCCAATCCAATTGCTGAATGTTAAGCGTTTAGTATACTCCATTCAAGTTTCAAATCAGTGGTAAAAGTGAGGCCCAGACCTGCCAAACATTGTTCAGTAATATGCAAAATGTTTGGAGGGGAAATAGTCAAAACTACTGAGTCTCGAGGTTTTGGATGAATCGCCTGTATACttagtagtcaaatcatccaacacggaggtaccagtagttttgactaattCCCcttaaaacatgttgtattttgtATACTGTTGCGTGCATGTCGTGCTTTTTTGTAAATATCTGTCTTGAAAGTTTTTATTGTAATCAATTTGGAATTAGAATGCCAATAAATTACAATTTTACAAATCTTCAGACAGATATTAAACGTAATAAGCATCTAATATATATTTAATTCGTGTTTACATCGTTTGAAACATCTCTCAATCGGCAATACGCCACAACATAGGATAAGATAGTACATAGTATCTCACCAATTAGTTGCTTTATCTTATCTTCAAGGTCGTCCATCCTCAGTTTCAGATCATTCATAGCCTGTTTTTCCTCTGCGCACTGTGTAAAATATAATAATCGATGATACTCAAATATAGAGTTTAATACAATAATAACAAACAAGGTGTTATTTTTACGGGTGTTTAATCGTTCTAGATTTCCGTAATAGGAAAAATATTATTCccaaaaagtaaacactttatcaaagagaaaatttagatattaggcttattaattaagaaaaacataagaaatgtttcaattttgacaaaactcTACAATAACTGGAAAAAGACTTATCTTACATTTGTTGTAAACTTGATATGGataaataattctgatttgataCAGTGTCTATTATCCGATGCTCATTTACCTTAactctagaactacgaagggtACCAACCCACCCACCCCTAAGGTttaccgggggtaggaccggccaccAAAATAACATGTTTTGACATTTGTATGTGAATCAAATGCCACCATTTAGCCTAAAATATAGCCAGATATGAGCAAGATATACAAACTGGTTAatttcagtcaatgtctcatcacttgaccttgaaatattcaaaatggctgtcatTTGCACTGTACAAGTTACAAATCGTTGAAAAAAcaatgttttgacatctttatttGAAACAAATGCCACAATTTTCACCTAAAATGTACAAGCATATAATACAAACAGATTAGATTAATTTCAGTCAATGTTTCATCACTTGACCTGGAAATATTCACAACAGGCTGCCATTtgaactattccagttaaaaatcattgaaaaagtaATGTTTTGACATATTCATGTAAAGTAAATGCCACCATTTTCCCTAAAATGTACTATAAGCAAGATATAAAAACAGATTATtttcagtcaatgtctcatcacttgaccgACCTTGGAATAGTCAAAATGACATCCATTTGTACTGTACAGGGTTTAAATCATTGAAAATATAATGTTTTGACATATTCATGTAAAGTAAATGCCACCATTTTAGCTTAAAATGTTTAAGCAAAATATACAACAGATTAACTTAAGTCAATGTCTCATcaccttgaaatattcaaaatggctgccatttgcaatGTTCAAgttaaaaaacattgaaaaaattatgttttgtcatctttatgtgaagtaaatgccaccatttttgcctaaaatgtataaacaaaatatacaaaaagatTCACgtcagtcaatgtctcatcacttgacgTTGAAATGTTCAATATGGCTTCCATTTGCACTGTATAGGttaaacatctttaaaaaatacaatgctttgacATTTTTAAGTGTGGTAAATGCCATCATTTTCGCCTAAAATGTATCCAGATGTAAGCGAAATAATTTAAACAAAGTGATTAATTTCAGTAAATGTCTCATTACTAAGTTTCAAAATGGCTTCCATTTGCACTGTACAGGTTACAATTCATTAAAAATATGTCTTGTCATATTTATGCGAAACAAATACCACCATTTTGCCTCAAATGTATCCAGATATAAGCAATGATAAATTATACAAACGGATTAATTTCAGTCAATAGCTCATCATCTGAccttaacattttcaaaatataatgacTTTCATTTGCACTGGACaggttaaaatcattaaaagacttATCTTACATTTGTTGTAAACTTGATATGGataaataattctgatttgataCAGTGTCTATTATCCGAT includes the following:
- the LOC140155950 gene encoding uncharacterized protein, whose product is MNNDKATFVTKHGQLTSTQYQQPQNVSPTSTEKVVKLVVTELHDSLPTSDDVVMTKATDLEDLDLKSRTRMVDIDINNENDDTDNINQFRPTTLQATNQYTESQQYPSSTTRSPQSPILMTTIHATVTQPQTSMLTTISADVSDSKGIQQPLEGEPIMEKDTLIHTSKEIERIVTTPLNTQVDNIIPTDGARETMSTFENHIPSLQTVTTESVRQSHHRGDVTQDSSQDIYASSKLVQSSIHPDSAGITLSTDKTERVVNVSHYRLVNEPEAASSHLDNSHDPEDVTNVNDSDEGVNPVRDIITPDTLTNTSSSVSSGKQQTDTKNIILQSKLPVSTKSPSRTLSSNVPIVTNNEMIANITDRERIPDTTSQPKHDEGDIEIVPIERLSHALLANQSTGMADIVHQNKRPDSAQNITGIESTNAPIGIGEGQIHIPENNAMPETTDLPGKPKLVIDTPVESPSDTLLANHSMDSIGIVQKDNAQKVTKNSENKQLTSASSYDVASSVQTTAQVYHKHEGLLVDQGGVHIGDYGDEDDGAHDIDDNDNTEYDDDKDVSQEKQDDRDDYNDDDEFQNQDVNKSQPEENEDQMSQFSIELVGGESDFTDWEDILQSSDYTQTVTDYTTPTRHTSTLSTKTSRPLLEGEEHGMYSEEKPRWKNLKLQLYPDGSLPVKPDRPTPLAKAENCMDGCSCLYNKGFTKNGVYSIPNPPLSGKRGRRFSVSCEMKKDGSAWTVIQRRVDASTNFFRPWDRYAHGFGVPGSNFWIGNNFLHALTRRFPYQLRVEFTDWKDKFGYAVYDKFEVLDQSRNYRLILGTYIKGNRGDALSYHNNTEFSTKDRDNDLLRNINCAELRQSGFWFKACNKANPNGRWIGTHEARGLKGGVITWGTWPHHGFTYALKSFKMMIRPVSEYVPS
- the LOC140155951 gene encoding uncharacterized protein, yielding MIMATFVGLRTIHQSDFSHILLVTGLSFVLHATLVTEAADDINVPPQVRMDIADDGSCSYILKMPPCGQCNCAEEKQAMNDLKLRMDDLEDKIKQLIESDESGYWNSPREIYDYSDSFVPDKTGETHHVITEHWHDTKHLSPSELEHTNRTGESQPTKTDLNYPLNREDSLDSYTRELRPPQRLQGTSTSNTSPATFPEVDSSLEEGDGSDIDLHFHKIIEVTQDTPLMKLSD